The Prochlorococcus sp. MIT 0801 genomic sequence AAAAATAAGTCTTCATGAATGTGAATGCGGATCACCCTATCGTCTTTTTTTATCAAGTTCTGCATAAGCATCAACTACGCTTTGAACAAGTGGATGTCTTACTACATCTGCTGAAGTAAGCCTACAAACTGAAATTCCATCAACCTTTTCGAGTAAGTCTGCAGCTTCAATAAGTCCACTCATTTGTCCATATGGCAAGTCAACTTGGGTTACATCGCCAGTTACTACCATCCTTGATCTCTCACCTAACCTAGTGAGAACCATCCTCATTTGCGCTGGTGTCGTATTTTGAGCCTCATCAAGTATGACAAAAGATTCTTCCAAAGTCCTTCCTCTCATATAAGCCAGAGGAGCAACTTCAATTACGTTTTTTTCTATAAGTAAATTAGTTTTTTCTTGTCCAAGTAAAGAGTGGAGAGAATCATATAAAGGTCTTAAATAAGGATCAACCTTTTGCTGTAAGTCCCCAGGTAAAAATCCTAATCTTTCACCAGCTTCAACTGCAGGTCTTGTCAAAATAATTTTCTCAATTTTTCTCTCAGTTAGCTTTCTCACAGCTAATAAAGTTGCCAAGAAAGTTTTTCCTGTTCCTGCTGGACCTAAAGCAAAAGTAAGATCACTTTTTTCCATAGCTTCTACATAAAATTTTTGTCTAATTGTTCTTGGTCTTAAAAGATTTCCTCTTTGACTTCTCGCTAAAACTTTATTTGTTGATTTGGCATGATCATTTTTTTTACCATTATCCAATGCTTTAGCGGCGGCATGTAAATCAACAGGCGAGACAATTTGTCCTTCTTC encodes the following:
- a CDS encoding PhoH family protein produces the protein MSEATTEGRFCIDLPDSDAATALAGSGQSTLHRLETITGAAFALRGLQLEIKGNSNQLERAAAIVELVRPIWEEGQIVSPVDLHAAAKALDNGKKNDHAKSTNKVLARSQRGNLLRPRTIRQKFYVEAMEKSDLTFALGPAGTGKTFLATLLAVRKLTERKIEKIILTRPAVEAGERLGFLPGDLQQKVDPYLRPLYDSLHSLLGQEKTNLLIEKNVIEVAPLAYMRGRTLEESFVILDEAQNTTPAQMRMVLTRLGERSRMVVTGDVTQVDLPYGQMSGLIEAADLLEKVDGISVCRLTSADVVRHPLVQSVVDAYAELDKKRR